The following are encoded in a window of Vibrio sp. SCSIO 43136 genomic DNA:
- a CDS encoding helix-turn-helix domain-containing protein, whose protein sequence is MSHKLQIRNISELHRALGLPKPVHPLVTVFRPSELNQVIEESVTIGFDLYIISLKESANCTVGYGHTTYDFEEGTMSFFAPGQEVWVDEQPESNVEDTKGWTLAFHPDLISKTDLGNKMSSFTFFGYESNEALHLSERERSMVTDIALNIGNECEMNMDNHTQSLICSNIELLLKYCVRFYDRQFMVRSNLNQDHIDRFSRFLNDYYQSDKPFEQGIPTVQYCGKELGLSPYYLSDLLKKETGKNALEHIHLFLVERAKSLMLDTAQSITQIAYELGFEYPQHFSKLFKSKTGMSPREFRTTT, encoded by the coding sequence ATGAGTCATAAGCTTCAAATTCGTAATATTTCGGAACTTCATAGAGCATTAGGGTTACCAAAACCAGTCCACCCGCTGGTGACGGTCTTTAGACCTTCTGAGCTCAATCAAGTGATAGAGGAATCGGTCACCATAGGTTTTGATCTTTACATTATCTCGTTAAAAGAGAGCGCTAATTGCACAGTAGGTTATGGACATACAACCTACGATTTCGAAGAGGGCACTATGTCTTTTTTTGCTCCTGGCCAAGAGGTTTGGGTAGATGAGCAGCCCGAAAGTAACGTAGAAGATACCAAAGGTTGGACATTGGCATTTCACCCTGATCTGATAAGCAAAACCGATCTGGGCAATAAGATGTCTAGCTTTACCTTTTTTGGTTATGAAAGTAACGAGGCACTGCACTTGTCAGAGCGAGAGCGGTCGATGGTGACCGATATCGCCTTGAACATAGGCAATGAGTGTGAGATGAATATGGATAACCATACGCAGTCTTTGATCTGTTCAAACATCGAGCTTTTGCTTAAGTATTGTGTGCGTTTTTATGATCGCCAATTCATGGTTCGTTCGAATCTCAATCAAGATCATATCGATCGATTTAGTCGTTTCCTCAACGATTATTATCAAAGCGATAAACCGTTTGAGCAGGGAATACCCACCGTCCAGTATTGCGGTAAGGAGCTCGGTTTGTCGCCTTATTACTTAAGCGATTTGCTTAAAAAAGAAACCGGCAAAAATGCCTTGGAGCATATTCATCTTTTTTTGGTAGAACGAGCAAAATCACTAATGCTGGATACTGCGCAAAGCATCACCCAAATTGCCTACGAGTTAGGGTTTGAATATCCGCAACACTTTTCTAAGCTGTTTAAGTCAAAAACGGGTATGAGCCCAAGGGAGTTTCGAACCACTACTTGA
- a CDS encoding alpha/beta fold hydrolase yields MKVFKHVLLPMLVLVLIGCSTVGSERQPLNTSEQYYDYLQPTFDQYVDATTQWLESHRSFISDDRKRELGMNAPFAKGDVNSDKAILLVHGLGDSPFSFSDIANSLVEQGFYVQVVLLPGHGSDPLHMNMVNYQDWQDLVDHYANLLKQDYQQVWLGGFSTGGNLVSIHTIDNQGVAGLMLFSPGFKTVTPFLEKLTPLVGLFTDGWFAEETNMAKYSSGPIASALAYSESAEIFRKKIDQTNIDVPTLLVASEADSVIDAKALHQYFHKNFTHENSKLVWYGDTDQLATLAKTEVYSMHRDDLKISTASHMSSLFAPTNAYYGQHGEKLICENNLSSKDTKACQSGEPVWFSAWGYSEKGRVYARLTWNPYYSQLESTIKEMVH; encoded by the coding sequence GTGAAAGTGTTTAAGCATGTGCTGCTGCCAATGTTGGTTTTGGTGCTAATCGGTTGTTCAACTGTGGGTAGCGAACGTCAGCCTTTGAATACGTCTGAACAATACTACGATTATCTTCAGCCAACGTTCGACCAATATGTAGATGCGACCACTCAATGGTTAGAATCTCACCGCAGTTTTATATCTGATGATCGCAAACGTGAGCTTGGTATGAACGCTCCTTTCGCCAAAGGGGATGTGAATTCGGATAAAGCGATTTTGTTGGTTCACGGATTGGGAGATTCTCCGTTTAGCTTTAGTGATATTGCCAACTCGTTGGTAGAACAGGGATTCTATGTTCAAGTTGTTCTGTTACCCGGTCACGGTAGTGACCCGCTTCATATGAATATGGTTAATTATCAAGACTGGCAAGATCTGGTAGACCACTACGCAAATTTACTTAAACAGGATTATCAACAAGTATGGTTGGGAGGCTTCTCTACCGGTGGCAATTTAGTCTCGATTCACACCATCGATAACCAAGGCGTTGCTGGCTTAATGTTGTTTTCTCCGGGGTTTAAGACCGTTACTCCTTTTTTGGAGAAGCTAACTCCTCTCGTTGGGTTGTTCACTGACGGATGGTTTGCGGAAGAAACTAATATGGCTAAGTATAGTTCTGGGCCGATAGCGAGTGCGCTTGCTTATTCGGAAAGTGCTGAGATTTTTAGAAAGAAAATTGACCAGACTAACATTGATGTTCCTACATTATTAGTGGCAAGCGAGGCAGATAGCGTGATTGATGCAAAAGCGCTGCACCAGTATTTCCATAAGAACTTTACACACGAAAACAGTAAATTGGTTTGGTATGGCGATACAGACCAATTGGCAACCTTAGCCAAGACAGAAGTTTACTCAATGCATCGAGATGATTTAAAGATCAGTACAGCATCACATATGAGTTCATTGTTTGCTCCGACTAATGCATATTACGGTCAACACGGCGAAAAACTGATTTGCGAAAACAACCTAAGTAGTAAAGATACCAAGGCGTGCCAATCTGGTGAGCCTGTTTGGTTTTCTGCATGGGGCTACAGTGAGAAAGGCCGGGTTTATGCACGCTTAACTTGGAACCCTTACTATTCGCAACTAGAATCAACCATTAAAGAAATGGTGCATTGA
- a CDS encoding biotin transporter BioY, with the protein MEKNVTYIALFAALIAALGLIPKITLGFGVAITAQSLGIMLCGTILGAKRGALAVLLFLLLVAIGLPLLSGGRGGLGLFVGASSGFLFGWVAAAFVTGLIVEKWRKGSIAVVSGIASAIGGIVVLYFFGIIGMSIVLEKTLMESAALVTIFIPGDIIKCIIAGLLTSAIAKARPASLLSRTA; encoded by the coding sequence ATGGAAAAAAATGTCACCTACATCGCCCTATTTGCAGCATTGATTGCAGCATTGGGCTTGATCCCTAAGATCACGCTTGGCTTTGGTGTTGCTATTACCGCACAAAGTCTCGGTATCATGTTATGCGGCACAATTTTAGGGGCTAAACGCGGTGCGCTAGCAGTCTTGCTGTTTTTGCTACTCGTCGCGATAGGTTTGCCTCTACTATCCGGTGGCCGTGGTGGCTTGGGTCTGTTTGTTGGCGCATCAAGTGGATTCCTATTTGGCTGGGTAGCTGCGGCATTCGTAACTGGGCTCATTGTTGAAAAATGGCGCAAAGGCTCAATTGCGGTCGTTTCTGGCATCGCATCAGCGATTGGCGGTATTGTCGTTCTATACTTCTTCGGCATCATTGGTATGTCCATTGTACTGGAGAAGACGTTGATGGAATCAGCCGCACTAGTGACGATTTTCATTCCTGGCGATATTATCAAATGTATCATTGCAGGCCTTCTTACATCCGCAATTGCCAAAGCTCGCCCGGCAAGCTTGCTTTCTCGCACGGCATAA
- a CDS encoding energy-coupling factor transporter transmembrane component T — MISLTSPIKTRAHQWRAGPKLAALCFATLGLFYIENLAVHLFILVTIGALYLLPGKVFFLSGWKHLKIILPFVFIVLVWHIATEQIVTGTTIILRLVSTVALANLVTMTTRLSDMIDVVHYVTKPLQRLGLNTKALELAIALVIRMTPVLIAKGQNLSWAWRARTTRRSGWKTVTPFTVIALDDADRVAEALRARGGINPQEKN, encoded by the coding sequence ATGATATCTCTAACCTCTCCAATTAAAACCCGAGCGCACCAATGGCGCGCAGGGCCTAAGCTTGCTGCCCTCTGTTTTGCGACGTTAGGATTGTTCTATATTGAAAACCTAGCAGTACACCTATTCATATTGGTGACGATTGGAGCGCTTTACCTGCTGCCAGGAAAGGTGTTTTTCTTGAGCGGCTGGAAACATCTTAAAATTATTCTTCCATTTGTATTCATCGTTTTAGTCTGGCATATCGCTACTGAACAAATCGTCACCGGTACCACCATCATATTAAGGCTCGTTTCTACAGTAGCGCTGGCTAACTTGGTGACTATGACCACACGCTTGTCAGATATGATTGATGTTGTGCACTACGTGACTAAACCACTTCAGCGTTTAGGGCTTAACACCAAAGCTCTGGAACTTGCTATTGCATTGGTGATTCGAATGACACCCGTTCTAATCGCAAAAGGACAAAACTTATCTTGGGCGTGGCGCGCCCGAACAACTCGCCGTTCTGGTTGGAAAACCGTCACACCATTCACTGTTATTGCTTTAGATGACGCCGATAGAGTCGCAGAGGCACTGCGAGCTCGTGGTGGCATCAACCCTCAGGAGAAAAACTAA
- a CDS encoding energy-coupling factor ABC transporter ATP-binding protein: MNNQEKFQYDKDHACKIELCNVSLDIDGKAVLKDLNVDIETQRLGVLGRNGSGKSTLSRLLSGLVEVGSGELRIAGFNPYKDRAQAVQTIGLLFQNPDHQIIFPTVIEELSFGLRQLGQDKSQAEQNALDTLASFGKSHWKDIHTSALSQGQKHLVCLMAVVAMKPKLIILDEPFAGLDIPTKKQLQRYLDSFGGALIHITHDPDDLNNYDQLLWLEAGQVQALGEPSEVLPKYLEAMHKIGESDDISNLSN; the protein is encoded by the coding sequence ATGAATAACCAAGAAAAATTTCAGTACGATAAAGATCATGCCTGCAAGATAGAGCTTTGCAATGTTAGCCTCGATATTGACGGTAAAGCAGTACTCAAAGACCTTAATGTCGATATAGAAACCCAACGACTTGGTGTACTTGGTCGCAACGGCTCTGGAAAATCAACTTTATCTCGACTGCTGTCTGGCTTGGTCGAAGTTGGTAGTGGTGAATTACGGATAGCGGGCTTCAACCCGTATAAAGACCGAGCTCAAGCGGTACAAACCATCGGTTTACTCTTTCAAAACCCAGATCACCAGATCATTTTCCCAACCGTCATAGAAGAGCTGAGCTTTGGACTACGTCAACTGGGACAAGACAAGTCTCAAGCAGAACAAAACGCATTAGACACATTGGCAAGCTTTGGAAAAAGTCACTGGAAAGACATCCACACCTCAGCCCTATCACAAGGTCAAAAGCACTTGGTATGTTTGATGGCAGTGGTTGCAATGAAGCCGAAACTGATTATCCTCGATGAACCCTTTGCAGGCCTTGATATACCAACTAAAAAACAGCTTCAACGTTATCTAGACAGTTTTGGTGGTGCACTGATCCACATTACTCATGATCCCGATGATCTCAATAACTACGACCAGCTGCTTTGGTTAGAAGCGGGACAAGTCCAAGCGCTTGGAGAGCCTTCAGAAGTCTTGCCAAAGTACTTAGAGGCAATGCATAAAATTGGAGAAAGCGATGATATCTCTAACCTCTCCAATTAA